A genomic region of Devosia ginsengisoli contains the following coding sequences:
- a CDS encoding ABC transporter permease — translation MSPDEKQIALSVSGNGNVPNASERAKARAFKFRMWWPYYLMLAPGIVYFLVFHYFPIYQAKLAFQDFRIFGDNVWVGLKYFEALLGSPAFYQVLLNTLIISTMKMVFFFPVPILLALLVNEVRGSSLRRFIQSAIYLPHFLSWVVVAGIFIAALSPSSGVFNEMRGWLGLAPHGFMTDSGAIRWVVVFSSIWQASGWDSLLYFAAIMAIDPQLYDAAEMDGANRWQKIIHVTLPGIAPTIATLFILNVGLFLNAGFDQVFNLANDAVRDQIDIIDTYVYRIGLQSGQFSLATAAGLFKGAIGMLMIVAAHTIAKRLTGKGVW, via the coding sequence ATGAGTCCGGACGAAAAACAGATCGCGCTCAGCGTATCCGGAAATGGGAACGTTCCCAATGCGTCGGAGCGCGCGAAGGCCCGCGCCTTCAAGTTCCGCATGTGGTGGCCGTATTACCTGATGCTGGCGCCCGGCATCGTCTACTTCCTCGTCTTCCACTATTTCCCGATCTATCAGGCCAAGCTCGCCTTTCAGGACTTCCGCATTTTCGGGGACAATGTCTGGGTCGGGCTCAAGTATTTTGAGGCCCTGCTGGGTTCGCCTGCTTTCTATCAGGTGCTGCTCAACACGCTGATCATCTCGACCATGAAGATGGTCTTCTTCTTTCCCGTCCCTATCCTGCTGGCGCTGCTGGTCAACGAAGTGCGCGGTTCCTCGCTGCGGCGTTTCATCCAGTCGGCGATCTATCTGCCGCACTTTCTGTCCTGGGTGGTGGTCGCCGGCATTTTCATCGCCGCGCTCTCGCCGTCATCGGGCGTGTTCAACGAAATGCGCGGCTGGCTGGGCCTGGCACCGCACGGTTTCATGACCGATTCCGGCGCCATCCGCTGGGTGGTGGTGTTCTCGTCGATCTGGCAGGCCTCGGGGTGGGATTCCCTGCTCTATTTCGCCGCCATCATGGCCATCGATCCCCAGCTTTACGATGCGGCCGAAATGGATGGCGCCAATCGCTGGCAGAAAATCATCCACGTTACCCTGCCGGGCATCGCGCCGACGATTGCGACGCTGTTCATCCTCAATGTCGGGCTGTTTCTCAATGCCGGCTTTGACCAGGTGTTCAACCTCGCCAACGACGCCGTCCGTGACCAGATCGATATCATCGACACCTATGTCTACCGCATCGGGCTTCAGTCCGGCCAGTTCTCCCTGGCCACGGCCGCCGGCCTGTTCAAGGGCGCAATCGGCATGCTCATGATCGTTGCCGCCCACACCATCGCCAAACGGCTGACCGGCAAGGGAGTGTGGTAA
- a CDS encoding phosphoenolpyruvate hydrolase family protein, whose product MTHFARQDILDRLRARIDRGEPIIGGGAGTGLSAKAEEAGGIDLIVIYNSGRYRMAGRGSLAGLLAYGNANDIVVEMAREVLPVVKHTPVIAGVNGTDPFMLPDQFLADLKRLGFAGIQNFPTVGLIDGVFRQNLEESGMSFAMEVDIIARAHRMDMLTTPYVFSEADAVAMAEAGADIIVCHLGLTTGGTIGAVTSRSLDDCADLIDRWSAAARNVREDIIILCHGGPIAMPEDAARVLAQTSFCHGFYGASSMERLPTEIAIRDQIVSFRSIGTAGQSRPGEEFGS is encoded by the coding sequence ATGACCCATTTCGCACGCCAGGACATTCTCGACCGTCTGCGCGCCCGGATCGATCGTGGCGAGCCGATCATCGGCGGCGGTGCCGGTACCGGGCTCTCGGCCAAGGCCGAAGAGGCGGGTGGCATCGACCTTATCGTCATTTACAATTCCGGGCGTTATCGCATGGCCGGGCGCGGTTCGCTGGCAGGGCTGCTGGCCTATGGCAACGCCAACGACATCGTCGTCGAGATGGCGCGCGAGGTGCTGCCGGTGGTCAAGCACACGCCGGTTATCGCCGGCGTCAACGGCACGGATCCCTTCATGCTGCCCGATCAGTTTCTGGCGGACCTCAAGCGGCTGGGCTTTGCCGGCATCCAGAACTTCCCCACCGTGGGCCTGATCGACGGCGTGTTTCGCCAGAATCTCGAAGAATCGGGCATGAGCTTTGCCATGGAAGTCGACATCATCGCCCGTGCGCACCGCATGGACATGCTGACGACGCCCTACGTCTTCAGCGAGGCGGACGCCGTGGCGATGGCCGAGGCCGGCGCCGACATCATCGTCTGTCATCTCGGGCTTACGACCGGCGGCACCATCGGGGCGGTGACATCCCGCTCGCTTGATGACTGCGCGGACCTCATCGATCGCTGGTCGGCAGCGGCGCGGAACGTGCGGGAGGACATCATCATTCTCTGTCATGGCGGTCCGATCGCCATGCCCGAAGATGCGGCGCGGGTTCTGGCGCAAACCAGCTTCTGTCACGGCTTTTACGGGGCCAGTTCCATGGAGCGCCTGCCGACCGAGATCGCCATTCGCGATCAGATCGTCTCGTTCCGGTCCATCGGCACTGCCGGTCAGAGCAGGCCTGGGGAGGAGTTTGGCTCATGA
- a CDS encoding Tm-1-like ATP-binding domain-containing protein — MSSIYVIGTLDTKSDELTYACERIRAADTGVVLVDVGTRTASAGADVAAAEVAAHHPDGADAVLKAGDRGAAVAAMGTALARFLSGRADIAGVLGLGGTGNTALVTQGMRALPVGMPKVMVSTVASGNTAPYVGPNDITMMYSVVDVAGLNPISRRIIENAAHAVTGMVAHHQPDATSTRPAVGLTMFGVTTDCVNQVRKALEASCDTYVFHATGVGGQTMEKLLESGLIGSIVDTTTTEVADLLVGGVFAATEDRFGAMIRGGRPYVGSVGAVDMVNFGAPETVPSAFRSRNLFAHNPQVTLMRTTPDENSRIGQFIVERLNQMQGPVRFLLPLGGVSAIDAPGQPFHDPDADAALFDAIRHGWQNAPNRQLIECNAHINDPAFADALVANHSEITVRA, encoded by the coding sequence ATGTCCAGCATCTATGTCATCGGTACCCTCGACACCAAGAGTGACGAACTGACCTATGCCTGCGAGCGCATCCGGGCCGCAGACACGGGCGTGGTGCTGGTCGATGTCGGAACCCGCACCGCCTCGGCCGGCGCGGACGTGGCGGCCGCCGAGGTGGCGGCGCATCATCCCGATGGCGCCGACGCCGTGCTCAAGGCGGGCGACCGTGGCGCGGCGGTGGCGGCCATGGGTACCGCCCTGGCGCGGTTCCTTTCCGGGCGCGCCGACATTGCAGGCGTTCTCGGCCTGGGTGGCACCGGCAATACGGCGCTGGTGACGCAGGGTATGCGCGCGCTCCCCGTCGGCATGCCCAAGGTCATGGTTTCGACCGTGGCCTCGGGAAACACCGCGCCCTATGTGGGGCCAAACGACATCACCATGATGTATTCGGTGGTCGACGTCGCCGGGCTCAACCCCATTTCACGGCGCATCATCGAAAATGCCGCCCATGCGGTCACCGGCATGGTGGCCCACCACCAGCCCGATGCGACCTCGACCCGACCCGCCGTGGGCCTGACGATGTTCGGCGTGACGACCGATTGCGTCAATCAGGTGCGCAAGGCGCTTGAGGCCAGTTGCGACACCTATGTCTTCCACGCCACCGGCGTGGGCGGGCAGACCATGGAAAAGCTGCTCGAATCCGGTCTTATCGGGAGCATCGTCGACACTACCACGACCGAAGTCGCCGACCTGCTGGTGGGTGGCGTGTTCGCCGCGACCGAAGACCGCTTCGGCGCGATGATCCGCGGGGGCCGGCCATATGTGGGCTCCGTTGGCGCAGTGGACATGGTCAATTTCGGCGCGCCCGAGACAGTGCCGTCCGCGTTCAGGAGCCGCAATCTTTTCGCCCACAATCCCCAGGTGACGCTGATGCGCACGACGCCTGACGAGAATAGCCGGATCGGGCAATTCATCGTCGAGCGGCTCAATCAGATGCAGGGACCGGTGCGGTTCCTGCTCCCCTTGGGCGGGGTCTCGGCGATCGATGCGCCAGGCCAGCCCTTCCACGATCCCGATGCCGATGCGGCGCTGTTCGATGCCATCCGGCACGGCTGGCAGAACGCGCCCAACCGGCAGTTGATCGAATGCAACGCCCATATCAACGACCCCGCCTTTGCGGATGCGCTCGTTGCCAACCACTCAGAGATCACGGTGAGAGCATGA
- a CDS encoding Gfo/Idh/MocA family oxidoreductase: MQYQIEAQKPVRIGVVGVGSHCYRNILPTLTYLPVQLVAVADVDLERATAVGRQYNAKAYASAAEMYAAEELDAVLLCVSAKLHPQLTIQAFEAGLHVWMEKPAAMRASEVEAMLAARGDRFCVVSYKKAFMPATRKAIELLALEGNAPIRSLLGVYPLSLPEDGPAVLAEGRKSAWLSNGCHPLALMMELGGAVEAVTTHRSKHDGGACILHYASGAIGNLHLSKGVPNTQPCERYLIAAGSRSIEIENSRRVIYQRGIDFSYTHGTSFAQGNCDTGAIVWEAQDGLNSPETMSAVTQGIHGALDHFIAAVAEGTRPTICDLDFTLALTRVWEAVLLSQGKTVAVTSG; encoded by the coding sequence ATGCAATATCAAATCGAGGCACAAAAGCCGGTCAGGATCGGGGTGGTCGGGGTGGGATCCCACTGTTACCGCAACATACTCCCCACCCTGACCTATCTGCCCGTCCAACTCGTCGCGGTCGCCGATGTCGACCTGGAGCGCGCGACCGCCGTGGGACGGCAGTACAATGCCAAGGCCTATGCCAGTGCCGCCGAGATGTATGCGGCCGAAGAGCTCGACGCCGTGCTGTTGTGCGTATCGGCCAAGCTCCATCCGCAACTGACGATCCAGGCCTTCGAAGCCGGACTTCACGTCTGGATGGAGAAGCCGGCGGCGATGCGGGCTTCGGAGGTCGAAGCCATGCTCGCGGCGCGCGGCGACCGGTTCTGCGTCGTGAGCTACAAAAAGGCCTTTATGCCCGCAACGCGCAAGGCGATCGAGCTGCTGGCCCTCGAAGGCAATGCACCGATCCGCAGCCTCCTCGGGGTCTATCCCCTGTCGCTTCCCGAAGATGGACCGGCCGTGCTGGCGGAAGGGCGCAAGAGTGCCTGGCTTTCCAATGGCTGCCACCCGCTGGCGCTGATGATGGAACTGGGCGGCGCCGTTGAGGCAGTAACCACCCATCGCAGCAAGCATGATGGGGGCGCCTGCATCCTTCACTATGCGAGCGGGGCGATCGGCAATCTCCATCTGTCGAAGGGCGTGCCCAATACCCAGCCCTGCGAGCGCTATCTGATTGCGGCGGGCAGTCGCAGCATCGAAATCGAGAATTCGCGGCGGGTCATCTATCAGCGCGGCATCGATTTTTCCTATACGCACGGCACCTCGTTTGCCCAAGGCAATTGCGACACCGGCGCTATCGTTTGGGAGGCCCAGGACGGTCTCAACTCGCCCGAAACGATGTCGGCGGTCACCCAGGGGATCCATGGCGCGCTCGACCATTTCATAGCCGCAGTGGCCGAAGGGACACGCCCGACCATTTGCGACCTCGACTTCACGCTCGCGCTCACGCGCGTCTGGGAAGCCGTCCTGCTCTCGCAGGGCAAGACGGTCGCCGTGACGTCGGGCTGA
- a CDS encoding sugar phosphate isomerase/epimerase family protein has protein sequence MASKLAILNSMASPDFDHALDLHRQWGLEWLDLKDSIYGHTVETLDEVAARRAKDAIDAAGLKVFCLSTSLMHDDLVKGEEHFRTHHIDRIAGLATTVSILRPKYIRLLAGRLSDRPQTPGAFDTVMRDHPWVIQAYREAIDRAADLGSAVTIENEARDCMLVTADDMVAFFDALDRRQSVGLTWDIQNQWTCGTFPSLADYETLKPLLQYVHAKGGQYEDPVTRALAWKSRLEDASWPVVDIIQRVVDDGVSPVICINPPKGKLKSEYGYGYDYGEVTQLDIAFLRRAVRGIV, from the coding sequence ATGGCGAGCAAACTGGCGATCCTCAATTCCATGGCCAGCCCCGATTTCGATCACGCGCTGGATCTGCATCGTCAGTGGGGGCTGGAGTGGCTCGATCTCAAGGATTCGATCTACGGGCACACGGTCGAAACGCTCGACGAGGTCGCGGCGCGTCGGGCCAAGGACGCCATCGATGCAGCGGGGCTAAAGGTCTTTTGCCTCTCGACGAGCCTGATGCATGATGATCTCGTCAAGGGCGAAGAGCATTTCCGCACCCATCACATCGACCGCATCGCCGGCCTCGCCACGACCGTAAGCATCCTGCGCCCCAAATACATCAGGCTCCTCGCTGGCCGGCTTTCGGATCGGCCCCAGACGCCTGGCGCGTTCGATACCGTCATGCGCGACCACCCCTGGGTGATACAAGCCTATCGGGAGGCGATCGATCGCGCTGCCGATCTCGGCTCCGCCGTCACCATCGAGAATGAAGCGCGCGACTGCATGCTGGTCACCGCCGATGACATGGTGGCATTCTTTGACGCGCTCGACCGGCGCCAGTCCGTGGGTTTGACCTGGGACATCCAGAATCAATGGACCTGCGGCACCTTTCCGAGCCTGGCCGACTACGAAACCCTCAAACCGCTGCTCCAGTATGTCCACGCCAAGGGTGGACAATACGAAGATCCGGTCACCCGTGCCCTTGCCTGGAAATCGCGGCTCGAAGATGCGAGCTGGCCCGTGGTCGATATCATTCAGCGCGTGGTCGATGACGGGGTTTCTCCAGTCATCTGCATCAATCCGCCCAAGGGCAAGCTCAAGTCCGAATACGGATACGGATACGACTATGGCGAGGTGACGCAGCTCGACATCGCGTTTCTGCGCCGCGCAGTCAGGGGAATTGTCTGA
- a CDS encoding GntR family transcriptional regulator — MDTTTLTLRDHTYRSLLALILSGELPPGSPLDERALTDRLGVSRTPFREAIAVLAREGLVDVRPYRGFSVHLPSPKEIDDLYQLRRVLEGFAMRLAVENISNADIARLEQVLDAGIAALEANDLDAYGVHDTEFHATFARLSKNEPLIETLERLALRIQMGRATANRNVHFAKAAASERDAILGALRARDADRAAALMDAHIAHVQRAVSEQMAPSAGNDGHRPARPGKGGTR; from the coding sequence ATGGACACGACGACGCTTACCCTGCGGGACCACACCTATCGCAGCCTCCTGGCCCTCATCCTGTCGGGGGAGCTACCGCCCGGGTCGCCCCTGGACGAACGGGCGCTGACCGACCGGCTCGGCGTCAGCCGCACGCCATTTCGCGAGGCCATTGCCGTGCTGGCGCGGGAAGGGCTCGTCGATGTCCGTCCCTATCGCGGGTTCAGCGTGCATCTGCCCTCGCCCAAGGAAATCGATGACCTCTATCAGTTGCGGCGCGTCCTCGAAGGCTTTGCCATGCGGCTGGCGGTGGAGAATATTTCCAACGCCGACATTGCGCGGCTGGAGCAGGTGCTCGATGCCGGGATCGCCGCGCTCGAAGCCAATGATCTCGACGCTTATGGCGTTCACGACACCGAGTTCCATGCGACCTTTGCGCGACTCTCCAAGAACGAGCCGTTGATCGAAACCCTCGAGCGCCTGGCCCTGCGCATCCAGATGGGGCGCGCCACGGCGAACAGGAACGTCCATTTCGCGAAGGCCGCGGCGAGCGAGCGCGACGCCATTCTTGGCGCACTGCGGGCGCGTGACGCCGATCGCGCCGCGGCGTTGATGGACGCTCATATCGCCCACGTGCAGCGCGCCGTGTCCGAGCAGATGGCTCCCAGCGCCGGCAATGATGGGCATCGGCCGGCCCGCCCGGGCAAGGGAGGCACACGGTAG
- a CDS encoding cupin domain-containing protein, with protein sequence MNHNVAGLRDFVAALGDTLSFGEDWGNLTWLVSADAMPGAEQTLGVVTIYPDKRNPLHSHPNCEELLYVVSGRCEHLLGEETCELSPGSVIRIPRGVRHWARCTSDEPLVAVISFSSGDRRTDSHEGNGVA encoded by the coding sequence ATGAACCATAACGTGGCCGGACTACGCGATTTCGTTGCGGCTTTGGGCGATACCCTGTCCTTTGGCGAGGATTGGGGGAATTTGACCTGGCTGGTTTCGGCGGATGCGATGCCGGGGGCCGAGCAGACGCTTGGCGTCGTGACGATCTACCCTGACAAACGCAATCCCCTCCATTCGCATCCCAATTGCGAGGAGTTGCTCTACGTCGTTTCGGGGCGTTGCGAGCACCTTCTGGGAGAAGAGACTTGTGAGCTTTCGCCCGGCAGCGTCATCCGCATTCCGCGCGGCGTCCGCCACTGGGCCCGCTGCACAAGCGACGAGCCGCTGGTCGCGGTGATTTCGTTTTCCTCCGGTGACAGGCGTACTGACAGCCACGAAGGCAACGGCGTCGCGTAG